In Methylotenera versatilis 79, the DNA window TCTGGCTCAGGTATTGGTGGAAACGCTAGTAATATCTCAATCAGTAATCAAGCAAATCTAGGAAGTATTACTACTGTAAATTTAGATACTAAAGGACTTCAAACAACCAATAGTGGCAATATCAATATCGCCTCTGCGGGGGATGTCACGGTAAATGGCACTATTGATACCAGTCCAGCGAACTCTCCAGGCACAAAGCCGGGCAGCAATGCAGGTAATATCACGATTGTAGGGGTAAATCGTGTTGTTAGTGGTGCAATAACAGCGAATGGAAGTTTGTCAGTTGGTTCAAATCAAGCAGGTGGTAATGCCGGTGTTGTTTCTATTACCGGAACAGGAACACTTGCTACTGCAGCTATAAGTGCGCACACAGGCAATGCAACTGGTACCGGCGCTGGTGGCTTGGCAGGTAGTATCACTTTGGGCGGAACTAGTATAACTACAGCCGCTATAGATACTTCACCTGGCACGAATGGTGCGGGTGGCAATGTCAATATCAACACAATAGGTAGTGGTAACTCAACTGTTGCATCAATCAACGCAAACAATCTTGGCGCAATCACTATCAATAATACGGACACACTAACTGTCAGCGGTGTAATTTCTGGCACAGGTACCTCAGTGACTAAAGCGGGCGCTGGGACACTAATATACGCTGGAGATAATACTTACACAGGTGGCACAGTTGTTAATGCAGGTATTTTTCAAGTAGGTAATGGCGCAACGAGTGGGTCTCTAGTGACTGATGGCGGTATTGTCAATAATGCGACTGTAGTATTTAACCGGACTGACGTACATAGTTATGGCGGTGTCATTAGTGGTACTGGTGCTGTAGAAAAAGATGGTACTGGTGTATTTTCATTGACTGGTAGCAATACCAATGAAGGTGACACTAATATTAAGGCGGGTACATTAAAGAGTAGTAGCGCTATCAGTAATGTTAGCACGGTGAATATTTCATCTGGCGCAACCTTAGATTTAAATAATCAAAGCGAAATTGTGGGAGCAATTGCAGGTATGGGCAATATTGTGATGGGTACCGCCACCTTAACCTCTGGCGGCAATAATACATCTACTACATTTTCTGGCGTAATAAGCGGCACGGCTGGTAATTTTAATAAAACAGGCACAGGCACACTAACCTTAAGCGGCAATAATACTTACACTGGCGTGACCAATGTGCAAGGTGGTACTTTGACTGCAGCGCACGCAAACGCGTTGGGTGCTACAACAGGCGGCACCAGTGTTGCCAGTGGCGCAGTACTTAATGTGAATAATGTGACTTTAGCGGCAGAAGCAATTACTTTAGCCAATACAGCGGCATTGACAGGCACTGATGCAGCAATAGTTACTGGCAATGTGTCTGCAGGCAACAATAGCAAAATTGGCACAACATCTGCTGCGTCCACTTTAACCATCAATGGCGTATTAACTTCAGCCGTTAATAACACATTGGAAGTTATTGGAGCAGGCAGTGTGCTTGCAACTAATGCAACCAATGATTTGGATATCGTCAAAATCACCAGCGCAAAAGATGTGACTTTGCGCGATGTAAATAGTATGAGTTTTTCAGCTGTAGGATCTAATTTGACAGGCAACCTAACAGCGACTGCTGCTAATAATATTACCGTAAATGGCACGATTACTAGTACAACGGGTGATATTCTATTAACCAGTGATACATTCACTAATGGTGCTGGTGCAAACGCACTAACGGCAATAGCAGGTCGCTGGGTTGTTCATACAAGCGCGCTTGATAATAATACTTTCGGTTCATTAAATAGTGGTAATCAAGCAATATATGGGCGTACGTTGGGAGTGGCGACCGCTGAAACTGGTAATCGCTATGTGTTCGTACAAAGCCCAACTTTAGATATTACCTCAACAGATCAAACTAAAACTTATGGCCAAGATGCTGCAGCCTTAGTTGCTAATGCTTATACAACCGCTGGTTTTATTGATGCAGCAGCTTATGGCAATGTGTTCACGCAAGATACTGTGGCTAATTCGCTCACCGGTTCCGCTACTTCTGCAGGTTCAGCAATTGAAAGCAATGTGGGTGTTTCTGCAATTAATGTTACACCGATTACGGCCACAAATGGATACACGCTGGTTAAGTCGAGCACGGGTAATTTAACGGTAAATGCAGCTGTGATCAACTTAGCTGGCACGCGTGTTTATGATGCCACGACAGATTTTGATGTTAGCGCATTTGGCACATTGAATGGAGTTAATGGGGAAACGCTGAATTTAACTGGCACAGGCTCTGTCGCCAGTAAAAATGTCGGAGTCCAGACATTGGATTTAGATAGTCTAGCACTTGCTGATAGTAGTAATGGTCTGGCTTCAAACTACACCTTAGTAACAGGCACACACACGGGCACAATTACCAAGGCTGCACTTAACCTTAATGCAGTAACAGATGCCAAAACTTATGATGGTAATACTTACTCAAGTGGATCGGTAGCGACTGTTGGCTTAGTAGGAGGTGATACGATTGCCAGTTTAAGTCAAAGTTATGCCAGTAAAAATGTATTGGGCTCAGGCGGCAGCACGTTAAATGTGAATGCAAGTTATGTAATTGATGATGGTAATAACGGCGGTAATTATGAAGTGGTTGTTGCCACAGCTACTGGAACCATCACGGCAGCTACACTTAGCCTGAATGCCGTAACCGATACAAAAATCTATGATGGAAATACAGCTTCTGGTGGGGCAGTGACTATAAATGGCTTGGTGACTGGCGATGCTGTAACTGGCCTAACTCAAAGTTTCTCAAGTAAAAACGTGTTGGGCATTAACGGTAGCACTCTCAGTATAAATGCAGGCTACACTGTTAACGATGGAAATAACGGCAATAATTACAGCATCACCACTAGCGCTGAACAAGGCACGATTACACCAGCGGCTTTGAGTATTACAGCCAATAATTCGACCAAAGTACAAGGTGATATTAATCCCGCCTTTAGTAGTAGCTTTGCAGGTTTTGTGGGGGGCGAAACAAGTGCGGTGTTGAATGGAACATTAGACTATACAACACTTGCAGACGCTGCTTTTCCAACTGGAACTTACGCTGTTACACCATTTGGAGTGACTGCTGATAATTATAGTATCAGCTTTGTGGATGGCGTATTAGTGGTTACTGCGTTTGCGGAGCCTGTTATTTCAGAGGCTTTTAGTGGCAATATCAGCGTGTTCAATAATGCTACCACTCGCCCAGAGCAAGTCGTACAAATTTGCGGTCAAACTGGCGGTGGCACAGCAATGATAAACGGGCTTGATGCCTTTGGTGTAGATGAGGTAGACTACCAGCCATCAATCAGCCAACCTACAGTAGGTGGCGTGGTGGCAAATGCACTAGTGGGGTCATCATGCTCATAGTTCTAATTTATGAAAAATATAACTAAAAGTCACAAAGCATCATTTAAACCGCTCATTTTAAGTGCTTTATTATTAACTATTTTTCAAACAAATCAGCTGTATGCTGCACCAGCGATTGACTCTGGCAGCATACAACGTGATATTAAAAATTTAAATAGCCCAAATTTGCCGCCACCGCCACCAACTGCGGAGCCAATCCAGGCTACACCAAAATCTGATACTGCAATTTCAGTAAAAGTGACTGGCTTTCAATTCGTGGGTGCTAAGCTGTTGCCAGATAGCGTTTTGCAAGCGGAAGTGCAATCGTATATTGGACAAACTTTAGACTACGACGCATTAACCAAAGTCGCACAAAGAATCAGTCAGTTGTATCAGCAAAATGGTTGGTTGGCTAAAGTATATTTACCACCGCAAGATATTCAAAACGGCTTGGTGACTATTGAGATTAATGAAGCTAAGCTGGGCGAAGTGCGTACTAATAGCGATGCTACATCACGCTTAAACCCAAAATTGGCTACTGGCATGGTAGCAAACGTTCAGCGAAAAGGTGAGCCCTTAAGTAGTCAGGCGTTAGAGCGTGCCTTGTTGTTGATTAACGACACGCCAGGGTTTAGCGCACAAGCGACATTATCATCAGGCGCACAAACGAGTGAAACCGATGTGACAGTTAACTTGGTAGATACGCCACTATTTAACGCACGTGTTTGGGCAGATAATTACGGTTCAAGATTATTAGGTAAAGCACGTCTAAACGGTTTGGTCAGTTTTAACAACTTAACTGGTTGGGGTGATCAATTAATGGTGAATGCCCTAGCGAGCAAGGGCGTTGAATACGTTCAAGGCGCATATGAATTTCCAGTGGGTTATGCAGGTACGCGCGTTCAATTAGCGGGTTCGGTTTCTAACTATGAAGTGAGTGGTGGCGGTTTAAGCGCACTTAGCCCAGAAGGCGAGTCTTACTCTTATCGCGCAACGGTCAAACATCCATTGCTTCGCAGCCGCTACAGCAATCTCGCTATTCAAGGCACTGCAGAATCC includes these proteins:
- a CDS encoding two-partner secretion domain-containing protein; translated protein: MNHCYRLVFNKSSQVWQVVSEIAKSHSKSAAVVLLPLFSLLPNMSAWADPALNALPTGGQVISGQSAITLNGNQLNIVQGTQKSIINWNTYNIGANAQVTYVQPNANAISLNRVVSNNPSEIFGKLNANGQVWLINPNGVLFGKNAQVNVGGIVATTLNIADDDFLNGKYQFTGNAGSIINMGNIVANSGGYVAMLAPEVRNEGVISAMQGTVAMAAGNAITLDFNGNGLINVQVDSASVNTLVENKHLIQVGNGQVLMSTKAADGLITSVINNTGKIEANSMVSDGGVIRLTGAKTVINSGEISATSATQKGGTVHLLGDNVGMFNTSSVNVSGKTGGGTILVGGDYQGKNANIQNATKTFVHKDAQLIADATENGDGGKVIVWANDITRYYGSVSAKGGVVSGSGGFVEISGKRLLNFFGNVDLSAANGVGGNLLLDPTNITLSNADFENTAGFNPNVDNTEAFADDNGLNSIFDVRANGSFSGITAGSTITLQATNDITVADVFNVATATGSANNSLVLEANNNINVNAALTLDGTGALTLRADADNSGVGNLAINAAIMTNSGGVSLSGANVSSTAAGTINTTGVAGGNGGNVSIAATAAINLLGAITTSGGAPLAGVAGGSAGNVTLTAGNTVTVDAITANGSNGGAANQNGGNAGIVNIVANKGITTKSITAIGGDASNTNGNGGRSGTIVIANQNGASAATNNISIDGTLKISAGRASGSGIGGNASNISISNQANLGSITTVNLDTKGLQTTNSGNINIASAGDVTVNGTIDTSPANSPGTKPGSNAGNITIVGVNRVVSGAITANGSLSVGSNQAGGNAGVVSITGTGTLATAAISAHTGNATGTGAGGLAGSITLGGTSITTAAIDTSPGTNGAGGNVNINTIGSGNSTVASINANNLGAITINNTDTLTVSGVISGTGTSVTKAGAGTLIYAGDNTYTGGTVVNAGIFQVGNGATSGSLVTDGGIVNNATVVFNRTDVHSYGGVISGTGAVEKDGTGVFSLTGSNTNEGDTNIKAGTLKSSSAISNVSTVNISSGATLDLNNQSEIVGAIAGMGNIVMGTATLTSGGNNTSTTFSGVISGTAGNFNKTGTGTLTLSGNNTYTGVTNVQGGTLTAAHANALGATTGGTSVASGAVLNVNNVTLAAEAITLANTAALTGTDAAIVTGNVSAGNNSKIGTTSAASTLTINGVLTSAVNNTLEVIGAGSVLATNATNDLDIVKITSAKDVTLRDVNSMSFSAVGSNLTGNLTATAANNITVNGTITSTTGDILLTSDTFTNGAGANALTAIAGRWVVHTSALDNNTFGSLNSGNQAIYGRTLGVATAETGNRYVFVQSPTLDITSTDQTKTYGQDAAALVANAYTTAGFIDAAAYGNVFTQDTVANSLTGSATSAGSAIESNVGVSAINVTPITATNGYTLVKSSTGNLTVNAAVINLAGTRVYDATTDFDVSAFGTLNGVNGETLNLTGTGSVASKNVGVQTLDLDSLALADSSNGLASNYTLVTGTHTGTITKAALNLNAVTDAKTYDGNTYSSGSVATVGLVGGDTIASLSQSYASKNVLGSGGSTLNVNASYVIDDGNNGGNYEVVVATATGTITAATLSLNAVTDTKIYDGNTASGGAVTINGLVTGDAVTGLTQSFSSKNVLGINGSTLSINAGYTVNDGNNGNNYSITTSAEQGTITPAALSITANNSTKVQGDINPAFSSSFAGFVGGETSAVLNGTLDYTTLADAAFPTGTYAVTPFGVTADNYSISFVDGVLVVTAFAEPVISEAFSGNISVFNNATTRPEQVVQICGQTGGGTAMINGLDAFGVDEVDYQPSISQPTVGGVVANALVGSSCS
- a CDS encoding ShlB/FhaC/HecB family hemolysin secretion/activation protein, whose product is MKNITKSHKASFKPLILSALLLTIFQTNQLYAAPAIDSGSIQRDIKNLNSPNLPPPPPTAEPIQATPKSDTAISVKVTGFQFVGAKLLPDSVLQAEVQSYIGQTLDYDALTKVAQRISQLYQQNGWLAKVYLPPQDIQNGLVTIEINEAKLGEVRTNSDATSRLNPKLATGMVANVQRKGEPLSSQALERALLLINDTPGFSAQATLSSGAQTSETDVTVNLVDTPLFNARVWADNYGSRLLGKARLNGLVSFNNLTGWGDQLMVNALASKGVEYVQGAYEFPVGYAGTRVQLAGSVSNYEVSGGGLSALSPEGESYSYRATVKHPLLRSRYSNLAIQGTAESFSSKDDVLGLEVSDKDYRALTVGLRGDHSDSFGLGGTFWGGVSLTAGDLDLSGNRAELAADRLTRKSDGHYNKFNFYLGRQQILGEKLTAKALFSGQLADANLGGYEKFSLGGPVGLAGFTVGEAAADQGWMVNLETKYAITPQFSASLLGDAGGVCQFKNTFAGFDAGNPKFKNCYQLASVGFGFGYTNQYLDAKLSYGRQITGNRGLDSNGNDTEGEDSKHQLWLQVGSSF